DNA from Pseudomonas putida:
TTGATGCTCGCGTTCGGGTTGGGCACCTGGCCGGTGTTGCTGGCAACCGGGCTGGCTGCCGAACGGGTAAACGCCCTGTTGCGGCGACGCAGCGTGCGCGTGGCGGGCGGTGTGCTGGTGATGCTATTCGGTGTCTGGACTCTGCCGGGCCCACACCAGCACTGGCTGATGGGGCATTGACGGGGGCTGCAAAGCAGCCCCAATGCCCTTGATACAAATCAACACAGTTTCCTACAGACGGCCATAGACTCCGGTGCACTGCTGCTCTTTCCGGGACTACCCTCATGCTCGACGACCTCCGTTGGGATACCGACCTGATCCGCCGCTACGATCTCGCCGGGCCACGCTACACCTCTTACCCAACCGCCGTGCAACTGCACAGCGAGGTGGGTTCGTTCGACCTGCTCAACGCCCTGCGCGAGAGCCGACGGGCCGTGCGCCCGCTGTCGCTGTACGTGCATGTGCCGTTCTGCGCCAACATCTGCTACTACTGCGCCTGCAACAAGGTCATCACCAAAGACCGTGCGCGCGCTGCGCCCTACCTGCAGCGCCTGGAGCAGGAAATCCAGCTGATCGCCTGCCACCTGGACCCTAAACAACGTGTTGAACAGCTGCATTTTGGCGGCGGCACACCGACCTTCCTCAGCCATGTGGAACTGCGCCAGCTGATGGCCACCCTGCGCCAGCACTTCCACCTGCTGGACGACGATTCCGGCGACTACGGCATCGAGATCGACCCTCGCGAAGCCGACTGGTCGACCATGGGCCTGCTTCGCGAACTGGGCTTCAACCGCGTCAGCCTGGGTGTACAGGACCTCGACCCGGCCGTGCAGCGCGCGATCAACCGCCTGCAGAGCCTGGAGCAGACCCGCACCTTGATCGAGGCTGCGCGCACGCTGCAGTTTCGCTCGGTCAACCTCGACTTGATCTACGGCCTGCCCAAGCAAACCCCGGAAGGCTTTGCCCGCACTGTCGAAGAGGTG
Protein-coding regions in this window:
- the hemN gene encoding oxygen-independent coproporphyrinogen III oxidase translates to MLDDLRWDTDLIRRYDLAGPRYTSYPTAVQLHSEVGSFDLLNALRESRRAVRPLSLYVHVPFCANICYYCACNKVITKDRARAAPYLQRLEQEIQLIACHLDPKQRVEQLHFGGGTPTFLSHVELRQLMATLRQHFHLLDDDSGDYGIEIDPREADWSTMGLLRELGFNRVSLGVQDLDPAVQRAINRLQSLEQTRTLIEAARTLQFRSVNLDLIYGLPKQTPEGFARTVEEVIRLQPDRLSVFNYAHLPERFMPQRRIDSNDLPSAAAKLEMLHATIDQLTAAGYRYIGMDHFALPDDELAIAQEEGTLQRNFQGYTTHGHCDLIGLGVSAISQIGDLYCQNSSDLNTYQDSLSNAQLATQRGLLCNHDDRIRRAVIQQLICHFELDFEPIEQAFTLDFRGYFNDLWPELLTLQRDGLISLDDKGIRILPAGRLLARSVCMVFDAYLAMHNRQRFSRVI